A stretch of the Chloroflexota bacterium genome encodes the following:
- a CDS encoding IS3 family transposase (programmed frameshift), with translation MRKHYSDTFKAEVVLELLKEEKTVAQIASARHVHPNQIYEWKAIVLRDLVTLFSQTHKGETVLKAEYEQRLEELYAEIGRLTTQVKWLKKKLASQLTRTERVALVERGPDRTFPLKTQAELLSLNRSGLYYQPTPPSAEEVAIKHRIDEIYTEHPFCGSRRIAAVLRPDFIVNRKAVQHHMREMGIAGIVPGPNLSKRNAEHKIYPYLLRNLKVTRPNQVWGIDITYIRLHAAWLYLVAVLDWFSRYVISWELDQTLELPFVVSAVQRALAQATPEIWNSDQSSHFTSPQYTDLLLAAHVQISMDGRGRALDNIFVERLWRSVKYEEVYLHDYTTPREARQGLTRYFEFYDHERPHQPLDYRTPADVYFGRP, from the exons ATGCGAAAACATTATTCAGACACGTTCAAAGCCGAAGTCGTGCTTGAACTCCTAAAAGAAGAGAAGACCGTTGCGCAAATTGCGTCCGCACGGCATGTGCACCCGAACCAGATCTATGAATGGAAAGCGATTGTCCTGCGCGACCTGGTGACGCTCTTCAGCCAAACGCATAAAGGCGAAACCGTACTGAAAGCCGAATACGAGCAACGTCTCGAAGAGTTGTATGCCGAGATCGGGCGCTTGACGACCCAGGTCAAGTGGCTCAAAAAAAAA CTGGCATCCCAACTGACTCGGACGGAACGCGTGGCACTCGTTGAACGCGGACCTGACCGCACGTTCCCACTCAAGACCCAAGCCGAGTTGCTCAGTTTGAATCGCAGCGGACTGTATTACCAACCGACTCCGCCTTCGGCAGAAGAAGTCGCGATCAAACATCGCATTGACGAGATCTATACTGAACATCCGTTCTGCGGCTCACGGCGCATCGCGGCGGTGTTGCGCCCCGACTTCATCGTCAATCGCAAAGCCGTGCAACACCACATGCGCGAGATGGGTATCGCCGGCATTGTGCCTGGTCCGAACTTGAGTAAGCGGAATGCGGAGCACAAAATTTACCCGTATTTACTGCGGAATCTGAAGGTCACCCGCCCAAATCAAGTGTGGGGGATTGACATTACCTACATTCGTCTGCACGCCGCATGGCTGTATCTGGTCGCCGTGCTGGATTGGTTCTCACGCTATGTGATTAGTTGGGAACTCGATCAAACCTTGGAACTGCCGTTTGTGGTGAGTGCCGTGCAACGGGCGCTCGCGCAAGCGACGCCTGAAATCTGGAACAGCGATCAAAGCAGTCATTTCACGAGTCCGCAATACACCGACTTGCTGTTAGCCGCGCATGTGCAAATCAGCATGGATGGTCGCGGACGCGCCTTGGACAACATTTTTGTTGAACGCTTGTGGCGCTCGGTCAAGTATGAAGAAGTGTATCTGCATGATTACACGACCCCGCGCGAAGCACGCCAAGGACTCACGCGCTACTTTGAGTTCTACGATCACGAGCGTCCGCATCAGCCCTTGGATTATCGTACGCCAGCCGACGTGTACTTCGGCAGACCTTGA